The sequence below is a genomic window from Cryobacterium arcticum.
TTGTCGACCGGCGGCGCTGGAGGAGCACGGCGCTGACCAGGGCGCCGACAACCGCACCGATGACAAGACCGAGGAGAAGCGCGAGGGGATCCATGCGGCCAGTCTGACAGCGGCCACCGACACGGCTGTGAAGCGGTGCGCGCGTCGCCGGGTGAGTCGTGCCGGGCGACGTGCGGTGGCGGATGCGGGGTGAGGCTAGTTCAGCGCCATCGGGCCGTGCGTGGCGCGGTGCTCCTGGGTGGCGACCGGGCCGATCACGCCCATGTTGACGCCGCAGATGCGGGCCAGGTCCTCGATGGTATCCGCTCCGTGCCTGTCGGCGGCGTGGATCATGATCGCGGCGCAGGCCTCGGAGTCCGCGAGCGCGTTGTGGTGCGAGAAGTCCTCGAACCCCGCGGCCATGGCGGCGACCGGCAAACGGTAGGAGTCCAGGTGGTAGGTCTTGCGCGCCACCTGCAGGCTGCACACGTAGCGGAAGTCGGGCACCGTCATCCCGGTGATCGTCGAGGCTGTCTTGATGACGCCCAGGTCGAAGCCCGCGTTGTGCGCCACGAGCACGTCGCCGTCGGCGAAGTCCACCAGATCGGGCAGCTGCTCCGACCAGCTCAGCGCATCCACGACCTGCTCGGGGTAGATGCCGTGGATCCGGATGTTCCACTCCAGGAACGCGTCGTGACCCAGCGGCGGGCGGATGAACCAGCCGATCTTGTCGACGACGACGCCGTCGCGCACCTTCACCAACCCCACGGAGCAGGCCGAGGCGGCCGAGGAGTTGGCGGTTTCGAAATCGATGGCGGTGAAGTTGACAGGCACGCCTCATGTTCTCACGCGCCACCGACGCTGCCGGGCGGGCAGGGCGGGGTGCCGTGGAACGTGTGCCGTCCGCTCGGCGCCGGGCGGCGCATCCGCACACCGGTTGTGCCGCGAAAACATGCGGCAGAACGGCACACAGGCAGAGCCGGTACGATGGATGCTCGTGGCTCTTACTATTGCAATCGTCGGACTGCCCAATGTTGGCAAGTCCACCCTCTTCAACGCGTTGACCAAGAACAACGTGCTCGCGGCGAACTACCCGTTCGCCACCATCGAGCCCAACGTTGGCATCGTCAACCTGCCGGACTCCCGCCTCGCCAAGCTGGCTGAGGTGTTCGGTAGCGAGCGCCTGCTGCCTGCTCCGGTGTCGTTCGTCGACATCGCCGGCATCGTGCGCGGCGCCAGCGAGGGTGAGGGCCTGGGCAACAAGTTCCTCGCCAACATCCGCGAGGCCGACGCCATCGCGCAGGTCATCCGCGGATTCGCCGACCCCGACGTGGTGCACGTCGACGGTGCGGTCAACCCGGCCGGCGACATGGAGACCATCAACACCGAGCTGGTGCTCGCCGACCTGCAGACGCTGGAGAAGGCGATCGTGCGGTACGAGAAGGAGACCAAGGGTCGCAAGCTCGACCCGAGCGTGCTCAAGACCGCACTCGAGGCGCAGACCTTCCTCGACACCGGTAAGCCGCTGTCGGCGTCGAAGATCGACGTCGAGCCCATCCGCGAACTCGGCCTGCTCACCACCAAGCCGTTCATCTACGTCTTCAACGTCGACGAGGCCGTGCTGCAGGATGCCGAGAAGCTCGCCGTGCTGGCCGCCCTTGTCGCCCCGGCGCAGGCCGTGTTCCTCGACGCGAAGCTCGAATCCGAACTCGCCGAACTCGACGAAGAAGACGCCGCCGAGATGCTGGCCTCCACCGGCCAGGAGGAGAGCGGGTTGAACCAGCTCGCCCGCATCGGCTTCGACACCCTCGGCCTGCAGACCTACCTCACCGCCGGCCCCAAGGAAACGCGGGCCTGGACCATCCACAAGGGCTGGACCGCCCCGCAGGCCGCCGGAGTCATCCACACCGACTTCCAGAAGGGCTTCATCAAGGCCGAGGTCTTCGCGTTCCAGGACCTCATCGACGCCGGCTCAGTCGTCGAAGCTCGCGCCAAGGGCAAGGCCCGCATCGAGGGCAAGGAATACGTCATGCAGGACGGCGACGTCGTGGAGTTCCGCTTCAACGTGTAGTTCTTGCTGGACACCAACGCAGCGTAGCCGGTCACTTCGGCTGCGCTGCGTTCTTCTTTAACCGCACCACCGAGAGTCCGTGTCCGAGTCGCCACAGCCAGGCACGTGACCTTGAGAAACGATGTCTGTGGTTCGTGGCACGGTTTCCGCATGGAACGCACATCGATCACCGAACAGGCCGAGCGGATCCTTCACGATGTCGCCTCGACGTAGCTCGTGGCTATCATGGAGAGCTTGAACAATCACATGCCGACGGCAGTCATGCATGTCTCAGGTGCACTTCATCCGGCTAGGGGGATGCGGCGGACCTACACGAAAATCGGATCACACACGTGGACTACGCATCCAGGCAACACCGCGCTCAACAACTTGTCGAGGCGATAGACCTTCCACGCCCCCTGAATTCAGAACTCCTTCACCACCACATGGAGCGGCTCCGTGAGAAGAAGATTCTCATCATGCAAGCGCCTCAGGGAATGATCGATAGAGGAATTTGTGCCCTCTGGCTCGAGGTGTCGGGTGAAGGATTCGAGCGGATCCACTACGCACCAACAGACTCGGCCGTGCACCGGCAGCAGTTCGTGAATCATGAATTCGGACACATGATCCTCAACCACAAGAAGATGATCATGCCGGCGGACCGGGTCGCACTTCTCGCCCCCCTCATCCCCATGAACGCCATCGTCTCCGCGCTGTCCAGAAGCAGCTTCACCGATGAAGAAGAAGCACTCGCGGAAGCTATCGGGGACGAGCTTGCGACGATCCTTCGCAAGGACGCAGCCCTGAGCAGGCGCGAAGCCGAGACCGGATTCGGGCAGATCCTCTGATGTTCACACTGGTTGAATACGCGGTGTTCTCGGCCCTGTGGGGCACGACTCTGCTCCTTGTCCCCAGTGTGCTCCGCGGAAGACGACGTCTGCTTTTCTGGTTCATGCTGGCCTTCGCCATCACAATGTCGTTGATCTCCGACGGACCGTATGCGCTCGTCGATGAACTCTTGGGTGGAGTCGGCATAACGTATTTCATCTTCCACGCGACCGCGATCATCTGTGTGGCGTTGTTCGACTCCCTCATCCAGACGGCTGTCTCAAAATCCGGGCTCACTCCGACGAGAAAGCGAATCGCCTTGTGGGGAGCGACCGGACTGATCATTCTCCAGGCTTGCCTCTTCTTCGCCAACAACTGGGACATTGACAACGTCCAGTTCATCGGCGCCGGCGACTGGAGTCAGCTGGTCTACAGCTTCACGACCTGGATCGCTCTGATCGTTCTGGCCATCTCGACAATCGTCGCGTGTGCGACGGACTTCAGGCGTCAGTCGGACACAACGCTCAAGATCGCGCTCGTGATGGTCTCTGCCGGGTGCGTGCTGGTGTCGCTCTATGTCGTGATCCAAATGGGTGTAGCGATCAACCGGGCAACGGGCGGCATCGGTGTCAGCGCCACAGTCAACTTCTTGTCGGTGGGATGCACGCTCCTCGCCCCCGTTCTCCTGTCGGTCGGCCTGGGTCTCCGCCTATTGATCGGAGCTTCCCGAAACCTGAGGGACGCAGCCAGGAGCCGGCGGCTGCTGTGGAAGGTCACGCCACTCTGGGAGCGGCTGCTTGCCGACCGGCCTGAGCTCAGCATCGAAGCGCCGATGTCACGCATAGCACTCTGCCTTCAGGGGAACCACGCCGTGCACCTCTACCGCCGCTACGTCGAGGTTCGCGACTGTCTCCTTCTGTACCCCGTCCAATCTCTCTCAGCTCGGGAGGCCAAGCTCATCCAGAGAATCGAAGAGCATATTCGTCAGGCATCGGATGCATATCGCGGAACCACAAACGACTCGAGGACCGATGAGTACCAAAATGCCCGGTGAAGCGGATGGGACAGCGTCCCCGCTGCCCACTCCACAAATGGAGCTTGCACGCAAGCTGAATCTGCTGCTCGACGTCGTCGTGGCCGAAGGAAACACCCCGTACACCTACCGTGAGATCGCCGCCGGTCTCAAAGCCAAGAAGGTTTCGCTTTCGCGGGCGCGATGGCAGTACATGGTCAGGGGCGAAGGCCCGCTGGTCAGTGATGCCCTGCTTCTGACTGAGATCGCGAATTTCTTCGGGATCGCACCGGAGTACCTGCTCGGGTCCGATGACGACCTGCCGGAGCGCATCGACTCTCAGCTGGAATTGGTCCGGATGATCCGGGTCAAGCGAGTCATCAACTTCGCGGCCCGAACTCTCGGGGACACATCGCCAGAAGCTCTCCGAGAGATCACGAAGCTTCTCGAGGACGGGTTGCCCGGCGGCTCAGACCAGACCGACCGGTAGCACGTTGCACGGCACCGCGGCGGGTGCGCAGCCGAGCGGGTGGCCCCCGGGTGGTGTTTTCCGCCCCGAAAGAGGTAGGCTTAGACATGTCCAACGGGGGACACGGACAGAGGTGCACCGGGACCAGGGGACAGGATTCTGGGGGGCCGGGGCGCTTTTTTCACGGTTTTGAGATGGATTCGTCCATCCAAAAACGTCCCGCCGCGTGGGGGGACGCGGCGGGACGCAACGTGACCCAGGCGTGGGGGGACGCCTCAGGTCGCGAACTAATTCTATCGGCGACCGCACAAGTCACCAGCCAATCTGTGCGTCGGATTCTCCGGCGTGCCGTGTCGGCGGCGTGCGACACCGGCTCAGACCCCGGAGCTTGGGCCATCGACAGGCTCCTACGCCGGTAATACGCTGGCGATCCTGGTGAGCAGTGTTCGGGAACTCCGGCGAAAGGCGGCGTACCTGGTGGAGACGAGCAGCGGTTCGACGGAAGCGAGCGGACGTACGCCGCGCCTCCAGCCCCGATGGTTCATTGTGCTCTTCTGGAAGGTGCACCGGGCGTTCGTTCGGATCGCCGGCGGGCGCGGCGGGCTGTGGCGCCCCCGTGATCAGAGTTGGGGCACGCTGCGGCTGACCACGGTCGGCCGACGCAGCGGCCAGGAGCGATCGGTGATTGTCGGGTATTACGAGGACGGTCCCAATCTGGTGACCATGGCGATGAACGGATGGGGTGCGGCCGAGCCCGCGTGGTGGCTGAACCTGCAGGCGCATCCGGAGGCGCGGGTGCAGCTTGCCGGCCGCACGGGGCACGCCGTCGTCGCCCACGCCGCGGAGGGGGCGGAAAGGGAGCGACTGTGGGACCGATGGCGGCTGCTGGACACGGACCTGGACGGGTACGCCAGCCGGCGGCCGATGCAGACGGCCGTAGTAGTCCTCGAACCGGCGACCTGAGGTCCTGGGGTCCGTCTATCGTGAGGGTATGAGTCCCGGCCCGAGTGTGCGCCTCGTGCTGCCGCACCAGCTCTTCGAGCAACACCTCGACGTCGCCGC
It includes:
- a CDS encoding exonuclease domain-containing protein — its product is MPVNFTAIDFETANSSAASACSVGLVKVRDGVVVDKIGWFIRPPLGHDAFLEWNIRIHGIYPEQVVDALSWSEQLPDLVDFADGDVLVAHNAGFDLGVIKTASTITGMTVPDFRYVCSLQVARKTYHLDSYRLPVAAMAAGFEDFSHHNALADSEACAAIMIHAADRHGADTIEDLARICGVNMGVIGPVATQEHRATHGPMALN
- the ychF gene encoding redox-regulated ATPase YchF is translated as MALTIAIVGLPNVGKSTLFNALTKNNVLAANYPFATIEPNVGIVNLPDSRLAKLAEVFGSERLLPAPVSFVDIAGIVRGASEGEGLGNKFLANIREADAIAQVIRGFADPDVVHVDGAVNPAGDMETINTELVLADLQTLEKAIVRYEKETKGRKLDPSVLKTALEAQTFLDTGKPLSASKIDVEPIRELGLLTTKPFIYVFNVDEAVLQDAEKLAVLAALVAPAQAVFLDAKLESELAELDEEDAAEMLASTGQEESGLNQLARIGFDTLGLQTYLTAGPKETRAWTIHKGWTAPQAAGVIHTDFQKGFIKAEVFAFQDLIDAGSVVEARAKGKARIEGKEYVMQDGDVVEFRFNV
- a CDS encoding DUF6545 domain-containing protein, translated to MFTLVEYAVFSALWGTTLLLVPSVLRGRRRLLFWFMLAFAITMSLISDGPYALVDELLGGVGITYFIFHATAIICVALFDSLIQTAVSKSGLTPTRKRIALWGATGLIILQACLFFANNWDIDNVQFIGAGDWSQLVYSFTTWIALIVLAISTIVACATDFRRQSDTTLKIALVMVSAGCVLVSLYVVIQMGVAINRATGGIGVSATVNFLSVGCTLLAPVLLSVGLGLRLLIGASRNLRDAARSRRLLWKVTPLWERLLADRPELSIEAPMSRIALCLQGNHAVHLYRRYVEVRDCLLLYPVQSLSAREAKLIQRIEEHIRQASDAYRGTTNDSRTDEYQNAR
- a CDS encoding nitroreductase/quinone reductase family protein, yielding METSSGSTEASGRTPRLQPRWFIVLFWKVHRAFVRIAGGRGGLWRPRDQSWGTLRLTTVGRRSGQERSVIVGYYEDGPNLVTMAMNGWGAAEPAWWLNLQAHPEARVQLAGRTGHAVVAHAAEGAERERLWDRWRLLDTDLDGYASRRPMQTAVVVLEPAT